One Methanolobus sp. WCC4 DNA segment encodes these proteins:
- a CDS encoding WbqC family protein produces MIIAVHQPNYLPYLGFFDKMEKADIFVIYDNAQFSKEDYHHRNRVRIFNGWKWLTVPVEKKRIPINQIMVVNSSSTKEENKWNHKHLRVISDNYKNAPFYEDYIDAFYKIYEKEYCSLCELNMDLILLLKEAFDIGTEILYTSDLGQLSSSSQGLVEIVQKVDGDTYLSGQGGKNYLDISLFKDKGIKVDFQNYVHPIYKQCYEGFVPYMSAIDALFNTGKLPI; encoded by the coding sequence ATGATAATAGCTGTTCATCAACCTAACTATTTGCCTTATCTGGGTTTTTTTGACAAAATGGAAAAAGCTGATATTTTTGTGATTTACGATAATGCTCAATTTAGTAAAGAAGATTATCATCACAGAAACAGAGTCAGGATATTCAATGGTTGGAAATGGCTGACAGTTCCAGTTGAAAAAAAACGTATACCTATTAATCAGATAATGGTGGTGAACAGTTCTTCTACTAAAGAAGAGAATAAATGGAATCATAAACACTTAAGGGTCATTAGCGACAATTATAAGAATGCACCCTTTTATGAAGATTATATAGATGCTTTTTACAAAATATATGAAAAAGAATATTGTTCTTTATGTGAATTGAATATGGACTTGATTCTTCTTTTGAAAGAAGCGTTTGATATAGGCACGGAGATTCTCTATACAAGTGATTTAGGTCAGTTGTCCAGTTCGTCACAAGGATTAGTTGAGATTGTACAGAAAGTTGATGGAGACACTTATCTATCCGGACAGGGTGGGAAAAACTATCTTGATATATCATTGTTTAAAGATAAGGGCATAAAAGTGGATTTCCAGAATTATGTTCATCCTATCTATAAGCAGTGCTACGAGGGTTTTGTTCCCTACATGTCAGCAATAGATGCATTGTTCAATACTGGTAAACTACCAATATAA